The following proteins come from a genomic window of Pichia kudriavzevii chromosome 1, complete sequence:
- a CDS encoding uncharacterized protein (PKUD0A10500; similar to Saccharomyces cerevisiae YOR005C (DNL4); ancestral locus Anc_6.18), giving the protein MSLIENVLSLTSSENSAPFAWVHLEPVPPPQQVLSHRQDIKYAFLYPLSDESLSISTISASLYPSYRDGTWKLDQSNIAHVFNLCCSTLDKYWLLQLLLAKYARGPLLTKISMVRYLKLYTHREKVKGGVISEAIDAIVVGKISESPTSLFFKQIINVLNLYHLEMMLSAGEDFKRVLRLKELLNGQVTLKNSSVVLDSLQRKHKGTTKTKDVFPQIEKLFDMLAIFNPRIAKTPEFVPEEEADDANRSVELILRCCFRQQSVKESSILDGLCDTTLRGFPSAIFNARSSLWDAVYSIDFLKMKNLTGWHSIRKFMESNERRSFSTSVSHRLVIPIQVGTPFKIMRCVEGKDLSRVANKLSEASPTDNEPQGFCVEDKLDGERSCIHLWRDSNNASFIHMVFYSRNMIRQTWYGSYVGDPSGTITKYMKNEFFEGIQNMILDGEMVTFDEEKQNLLGFSSVKKCGECNMEELRKGVDLRKAKLYNKFLCFDILYLNNESLQLTTLRERKNKLQVSLQNFGFEECKFFELHNYNVGYNVEDLQIALDNVRARNGEGLVMKKWDSLYFVGTNSPYWLKIKPHHIENFVEDLDVLIIGMEGKGNYICALYGGDDDSDSEYYKTFVSFTLLVYGITREARDYISEKTSGCWKPYSKYSMAEIEEQNVKFGKMKPLQWINPQDSVVITVKSSSLNFSEDVQRKFVLSSTLGHPYFMSVRYDKMYYECDTVGAYQERVDTIRKRKLNYNADRKPKLRRKADTKKAIELRDINRNIIRTIAQIDDLFQGITFCVISDCLINGKWVDMSEVNGILESHGGKLISNPHRYQGDKLLVICERKTSNAVIYSNDYEIFKFKWCLDSIRSKRLVRFDPSHCFIVSNAVREICERNINKLGINYSVDYDIGLFQLAQQKIEDGVLVEQPLAANYIDQLGYTFYNERVKFQGFSEITSFQLQIAQVELEICGGTVVSNLDDATVLVVPEKQDLSTVESISEGRPVYTWQEFLNMCRDRERGNSV; this is encoded by the coding sequence ATGTCGCTTATAGAGAATGTATTGTCTCTAACGTCTTCCGAAAACTCTGCCCCGTTTGCATGGGTTCATTTGGAACCGGTACCTCCACCCCAACAAGTGTTGTCTCATCGACAGGATATCAAATACGCTTTCTTATACCCGCTATCAGACGAGTCCCTCTCgatttcaacaatctcGGCATCGCTATACCCATCGTACAGGGATGGCACGTGGAAACTGGACCAGTCAAACATCGCCCATGTCTTCAATCTCTGCTGCTCCACTTTAGACAAGTATTGGTTGTTGCAACTATTGTTGGCGAAATATGCAAGAGGCCCTTTGCTAACAAAGATTTCTATGGTCCGTTACTTAAAACTGTATACCCACAGGGAGAAGGTCAAGGGTGGAGTCATCAGTGAAGCCATCGATGCAATTGTCGTTGGGAAAATAAGTGAAAGTCCAacatctttatttttcaaacaaattATAAATGTGTTGAATTTGTATCACCTGGAGATGATGCTTTCTGCCGGGGAAGATTTTAAGAGAGTGTTGAGATTGAAGGAGTTACTCAATGGTCAAGTCACATTGAAGAATAGCAGCGTTGTCTTGGACAGTTTACAGAGGAAACATAAGGGGACTACTAAAACCAAAGATGTTTTCCcccaaattgaaaaactatTTGACATGTTGGCGATCTTCAATCCAAGGATTGCTAAAACCCCAGAATTTGTtcctgaagaagaagctgaCGATGCAAATAGATCTGTAGAGCTTATTCTACGTTGCTGTTTCAGGCAACAGTCAGTTAAAGAATCGAGTATTCTTGATGGATTGTGTGACACCACACTACGAGGGTTCCCATCTGCTATTTTTAACGCAAGGTCTAGTTTGTGGGATGCAGTCTACAGTATagattttttgaaaatgaagaatttaacGGGTTGGCATTCCATCAGGAAATTCATGGAGTCAAATGAAAGACGTTCTTTCTCAACTAGTGTGAGCCATAGGTTGGTTATACCCATTCAAGTGGGGACGCCGTTTAAAATAATGCGATGTGTTGAGGGTAAGGATTTGTCTAGGGTTGCCAACAAATTATCAGAGGCTTCACCTACTGATAATGAACCACAAGGGTTTTGTGTTGAGGATAAACTTGACGGCGAACGCTCTTGCATTCATTTGTGGAGGGACTCAAACAATGCTTCGTTTATTCACATGGTGTTTTATAGTAGGAACATGATCAGGCAAACTTGGTATGGCTCATATGTTGGTGATCCAAGCGGCACAATTACAAAGTATATGAAGAATGAGTTCTTTGAGGGAATTCAGAATATGATTTTAGATGGCGAAATGGTTACATTCGACGAAGAGAAGCAAAATTTACTTGGGTTTTCAAGTGTTAAAAAATGTGGAGAATGCAATATGGAAGAACTAAGAAAGGGAGTGGATTTAAGAAAAGCCAAACTGTACAATAAGTTTTTATGTTTTGATATCCTTTACCTAAACAATGAAAGTTTACAGTTAACAACATTaagggaaagaaaaaataagcTGCAAGTTTCCcttcaaaactttggaTTCGAAGAGTGTAAATTCTTCGAACTTCATAACTACAACGTTGGGTATAATGTAGAAGATCTACAGATAGCCTTAGATAACGTTAGAGCTAGAAACGGTGAAGGGTtagtgatgaagaaatgggattctttgtattttgtCGGCACCAACTCCCCATATTGGCTTAAAATCAAGCCTCATcacattgaaaactttgttGAGGATCTAGATGTATTGATAATTGGGATGGAAGGTAAGGGTAATTATATTTGTGCGTTGTATGGCGGGGATGATGATTCCGATTCTGAATATTATAAGACCTTTGTGAGTTTCACTTTGCTTGTTTACGGAATCACCAGAGAAGCAAGAGATTATATTAGCGAGAAAACCAGTGGATGCTGGAAACCGTACTCGAAGTATTCGATGGCAgagattgaagaacaaaacGTCAAATTTGGGAAAATGAAACCGTTACAATGGATCAATCCTCAAGACAGTGTAGTGATTACCGTGAAGTCATCCAGTTTGAATTTTAGTGAAGACGTCCAAAGGAAATTTGTGTTGAGTTCGACTTTAGGACACCCATATTTCATGTCAGTCCGATATGACAAAATGTACTATGAATGTGACACTGTTGGCGCATACCAAGAGAGAGTTGATACGATTCGAAAGAGAAAGCTAAACTACAATGCAGATCGTAAACCAAAGCTGAGGCGCAAAGCAGATACAAAGAAAGCCATCGAGTTAAGAGATATCAATCGAAATATTATTAGGACAATAGCCCAGATAGACGATCTATTTCAAGGCATAACTTTCTGTGTAATAAGTGACTGTTTAATTAACGGGAAATGGGTGGATATGAGTGAGGTCAATGGGATACTCGAGTCGCATGGCGGTAAGTTGATAAGTAATCCACACCGTTATCAAGGGGATAAGTTACTAGTCATTTGTGAGCGAAAGACATCGAACGCCGTCATTTACAGCAACGACTAcgaaattttcaaattcaaatggtgTCTTGATAGCATTCGATCTAAACGTCTCGTTAGATTTGATCCATCACattgttttattgttaGTAATGCTGTAAGGGAGATATGCGAgagaaacatcaacaaattgGGTATCAATTATAGTGTGGACTATGATATTGGGTTATTTCAACTTGCTCAGCAGAAAATAGAGGATGGTGTTTTGGTTGAACAACCATTAGCAGCAAACTACATTGATCAATTGGGATACACTTTCTACAATGAGAGGGTTAAATTTCAGGGATTCTCAGAAATTACAAGTTTCCAACTGCAAATAGCTCAAGTGGAGCTTGAGATATGTGGAGGTACTGTTGTTTCAAACCTCGACGACGCTACAGTACTCGTTGTGCCCGAAAAACAGGATCTCTCCACAGTGGAGAGTATCTCTGAAGGTCGTCCAGTTTATACATGGCAAGAGTTTCTCAACATGTGCAGAGACCGCGAACGTGGAAACAGTGTATAA
- a CDS encoding uncharacterized protein (PKUD0A10510; similar to Saccharomyces cerevisiae YJR080C (AIM24); ancestral locus Anc_7.446) gives MLCMQGRYTKGNLLGISLVRTITIQQPATTNIAHLTSLEHAEKSVAAAPALLKREEIDGLDHPVFKTVGTPASSLSVSVPPSVPVHVKKGSVISVYSFSKHGSEKLLQSKWEITEPVRSLISSGRISSFQRLIGTVPIHLLVSAYSDISRGRFSKGVKSFVSLSLDGSYDWVVFQPNALQCYAGNSLNVRVRTLPKDLQYGFKNRGFTWLNGRGIAGIVGNGNVFNVTLGIDEEIRIARDSMLAITVGELNELRNGSLKSEKWDSVDGLFHKSGESNDKANAPAKEMTITRNEYVDKLINSAWELLKLTGVSLKAGAEKARNYVFGNGDYVVVKGPRTVLISTGSGSDQFVMPSFESDAIRTLEDAVTREQELRTPKAHTGDNLGVLRIVDGKAIYKNVANFDDEVKRIESLKKK, from the coding sequence ATGCTGTGCATGCAAGGAAGATACACCAAAGGTAATCTGCTAGGTATATCACTTGTGCGGACAATTACGATCCAACAACCGGCCACCACAAACATTGCCCATCTGACCTCTTTGGAGCATGCTGAAAAAAGTGTTGCTGCAGCTCCGGCCCtattgaaaagagaagagatTGATGGCCTTGACCATCCCGTCTTTAAGACGGTGGGTACACCGGCCTCGTCTTTATCGGTGAGTGTTCCACCTTCAGTCCCTGTTCACGTCAAAAAGGGCTCTGTTATCAGCGTGTACTCATTTTCCAAACATGGCAGTGAGAAGCTTCTCCAAAGCAAATGGGAAATAACAGAACCTGTGCGTTCCCTAATATCCAGTGGTAGGATCTCGAGCTTCCAGAGGTTAATTGGTACTGTACCGATCCATTTGTTAGTGAGTGCGTATAGTGACATCAGTAGAGGGAGATTCAGCAAGGGTGTTAAGAGTTTTGTCAGTTTGTCACTTGATGGTTCATACGACTGGGTTGTTTTCCAACCCAATGCATTGCAGTGTTATGCGGGTAATTCTCTTAATGTGAGAGTCCGAACATTGCCTAAGGATCTTCAATATGGGTTTAAGAATCGGGGATTCACATGGTTGAATGGCCGTGGTATTGCCGGGATTGTTGGTAATGGGAACGTTTTCAATGTTACCCTTGGGATTGACGAGGAAATCAGAATTGCCAGGGATAGCATGCTTGCCATAACTGTGGGAGAGTTGAATGAGCTAAGAAATGGCAGTCTAAAATCCGAGAAATGGGATTCTGTTGATGGGTTATTCCATAAAAGTGGAGAGTCCAATGACAAAGCGAATGCTCCAGCAAAGGAGATGACAATTACGAGAAACGAATACGTTGATAAACTAATCAACTCTGCATGGGAATTACTAAAGCTCACCGGAGTGTCATTAAAAGCCGGCGCAGAGAAGGCCAGAAACTATGTTTTCGGGAATGGCGATTATGTTGTTGTCAAAGGCCCTAGAACCGTATTGATAAGTACCGGGAGTGGTAGCGACCAGTTTGTAATGCCATCTTTTGAAAGTGATGCCATCAGGACGTTGGAGGATGCTGTTACTAGGGAACAGGAATTACGGACACCCAAAGCACACACAGGCGACAACTTAGGTGTTCTTCGGATAGTAGATGGGAAGGCTATTTACAAGAACGTGGCCAATTTTGACGATGAAGTAAAACGAATCGAGAGCctcaagaagaaatag
- a CDS encoding uncharacterized protein (PKUD0A10520; similar to Saccharomyces cerevisiae YKR035W-A (DID2); ancestral locus Anc_1.249) encodes MKGVSKNMAVVVRGMDRAMESMNLEEITKVMDSFESHFEDLETATGYYESAARDMAVSEGQAQGSAVDLLVEQLADEAGVELQQKMGPTPVQAPPKEAESGNAVHDDLNERLRALRN; translated from the coding sequence ATGAAGGGGGTGTCCAAGAACATGGCCGTTGTTGTTCGTGGAATGGACAGGGCCATGGAAAGCATGAATCTCGAGGAGATAACAAAAGTGATGGATTCCTTTGAGAGCCACTTTGAAGATCTCGAAACAGCCACCGGCTACTACGAATCAGCGGCTCGGGACATGGCTGTATCTGAGGGACAAGCACAGGGCTCTGCCGTCGATTTGCTTGTGGAGCAGCTTGCGGACGAGGCAGGTGTTGAACTCCAGCAAAAGATGGGACCCACTCCGGTGCAGGCACCTCCAAAGGAAGCAGAGAGTGGGAATGCGGTCCATGACGATCTCAACGAACGACTACGTGCTCTACGTAACTAG
- a CDS encoding uncharacterized protein (PKUD0A10530) — protein MYIHTQREREKEREKGREMDTVESVVVLWQTIHRCWTSNKTLRSHAALYKLSLLWTLLSFPTSTLGCFSTKRQAMSSVVPDGEYDIDLSGLFASQRNEVFGIKSGFKPENIDDSYPSLFYTDATTGDEIPCYLISESKENVRAVSTNSSSDNHIYFQGKINSNLAHALDNSSSGSSMSEYLMSFDEVSKSFKMEAFNGFIKMNKSRDTTAVQQKVKILGSTASTNVNSTSDSYVNSILSSFLKSQPTQKKKHQTLRSPNLSPTLKPVSKVLSSISPIRKSTTPSLPPADSNTSSRAVSPVGANDGKSLNTTNQATTSSASPNATSLKTARSSSVSTSRNTSPVRSPVMKTSRSASTNGGLGTKKSAKSSLLRKAERAVGINRDRIKIRPSSTPHLAPPERKREYAHEKVRSVKAATNIIPHREIKEARPDQTAFVLNLSPELNDRPPETKSGKNDSAILSDEEIELLAEELESEMAQQFEDLVSEEEDKTINFSKSVKPNQASERSSLHDTNIVNGTEGYDNKTTTNPVKKIDVHKKITETNNTNTDNTSEGNNTIDDKNVDKTNKDNTIKYETNVNNAAAHNDQSKEDSSSSHYNRGGPVKKEPEIVTNINKSDNEKNVDDDDYQLDFSDWEDADTVGFVLSQDNDTQGNSDFNLIIEDDPLKLKREKELERQKDEKNGQNGQQRFREEVQEKRSMPVNASRKSETPVKARKRPPVEPRSTAPNKRPTKSKNTGISVPTSVTTQSSSLPGTDDLDEMLDEALNDISDEEEVSEEE, from the coding sequence atgtatatacatacacaaagagagagagagaaagagagagagaaaggGAGAGAAATGGATACCGTAGAATCAGTGGTTGTATTGTGGCAGACAATCCACCGATGTTGGACATCAAATAAGACACTGAGAAGCCACGCGGCTTTATATAAATTATCTCTACTTTGGACActcctttcttttccaaCCTCCACGCTTGGTTGTTTTTCCACCAAGAGACAGGCCATGTCATCTGTTGTCCCCGATGGTGAATACGATATTGATCTGTCAGGACTGTTTGCTTCACAGAGGAATGAAGTCTTTGGGATCAAATCAGGATTCAAACCAGAAAACATCGATGACTCGTATCCTTCATTATTTTATACGGATGCAACTACAGGTGATGAAATTCCATGTTATCTAATATCGGAGTCAAAGGAGAATGTACGTGCAGTATCCACAAACAGCAGTAGTGACAATCACATCTATTTTCAGGGTAAGATCAATTCCAACTTGGCCCATGCTCTTGATAATAGTAGCTCCGGCAGTTCAATGTCTGAATATCTCATGAGTTTTGACGAAGTTAGCAAATCGTTCAAGATGGAGGCATTCAATGGGTTTATTAAAATGAATAAATCTAGAGATACGACTGCAGTTCAACAAAAGGTGAAAATACTAGGTAGTACTGCTTCAACGAATGTGAATTCCACATCCGATTCCTATGTGAACAGTATACTTTCATCGTTTCTAAAATCACAGCCAacacagaaaaaaaaacaccaaaCCTTGAGAAGTCCCAATCTTTCACCTACACTAAAACCTGTTAGTAAGGTTCTTAGCTCCATCTCTCCCATAAGAAAGTCTACGACTCCTTCGTTACCTCCAGCAGATTCGAATACTTCTTCGAGGGCAGTTTCGCCTGTAGGTGCTAACGACGGTAAAAGCTTAAACACAACAAATCAAGCTACAACATCGTCTGCATCTCCGAATGCAACGTCTTTGAAGACAGCAAGGAGCTCAAGTGTAAGCACCTCTAGAAACACATCGCCTGTACGTTCGCCAGTAATGAAAACAAGTAGGAGTGCCAGCACCAATGGTGGACTAGGGACCAAAAAATCCGCCAAAAGCTCACTACTAAGAAAAGCTGAACGTGCTGTTGGGATCAATAGAGACAGAATTAAAATTAGACCGTCAAGTACTCCACATTTGGCACCACCAGAAAGGAAACGTGAATATGCACACGAGAAGGTTCGTAGTGTCAAAGCTGCAACTAACATAATTCCACATAGGGAAATTAAAGAGGCAAGACCCGATCAGACAGCTTTTGTACTGAATCTCTCTCCGGAATTGAATGATCGACCACCAGAAACCAAGAGCGGAAAGAACGATTCTGCTATATTGAGTGACGAAGAGATTGAATTGCTGGCTGAAGAGCTAGAATCAGAAATGGCTCAACAGTTTGAAGATCTCGTTtccgaagaagaagataaaactatcaatttctctaaATCTGTGAAACCCAATCAAGCCAGCGAGCGGAGTAGCCTCCATGACACTAATATCGTTAATGGTACTGAGGGATACGATAATAAGACTACTACTAATCCTGTTAAGAAAATTGATGTtcataaaaaaattaccgAGACAAATAATACCAATACAGATAATACCAGTGAGGGAAATAACACTATAGATGATAAAAATGTAGACAAAACTAATAAAGATAATACCATTAAATATGAGACTAATGTCAACAATGCGGCTGCTCACAACGACCAAAGCAAAGAAGATAGCAGTAGCAGTCACTACAATAGGGGTGGACCTGTTAAAAAAGAGCCTGAAATTGTGACTAACATAAATAAAAGTGACAACGAGAAGAATgtggatgatgatgattaCCAACTAGATTTTTCAGATTGGGAAGACGCAGATACAGTAGgttttgttctttctcAAGATAATGATACACAGGGAAACAGTGATTTTAACTTAATCATAGAAGATGATCCattgaaactgaaaagagaaaaagaattggAGAGACAGAAAGACGAAAAGAATGGACAAAATGGACAGCAGCGTTTTAGGGAGGAAGTTCAAGAAAAGCGGAGCATGCCTGTAAATGCCAGCAGGAAATCCGAAACACCAGTGAAAGCTCGGAAAAGACCACCAGTAGAGCCAAGGTCAACTGCTCCAAATAAGAGGCCAACGAAATCCAAAAATACTGGTATAAGTGTTCCTACTTCTGTTACTACACAGTCTTCTTCCTTACCAGGAACCGACGATTTAGATGAAATGTTAGATGAAGCTCTAAATGATATATCAGACGAGGAGGAAGTTTCTGAGGAAGAATAG
- a CDS encoding uncharacterized protein (PKUD0A10540; similar to Saccharomyces cerevisiae YHR039C (MSC7); ancestral locus Anc_5.305): MAEIFNLTDILVQINDTIHTMNITFLSSPLQLHFDEKSNAPMQISISLLVIIITFLAFVLRKTRKRVEKPLKFEIPFPEASQPNWKGKRLTVPDIYQPEDPENIYCYCPSTSQLLGKFKSHSPEEIDALIKKAEVAQPKVYNDEKFHLKKRKFLRTLSEFIIKNQKELARVACRDSGKTMVDASMGEIMVTLEKINWILKHGDDVLKPSDRPGPANILMKYKKAQVWYEPLGVVCAVVSWNYPFHNLMGPIIAGVFSGNGVIIKCSERVRWSSEFFINVVKGALKTCEIDEDLVQLVCCWGKDADAVTGNPRLNHLTFIGSRPVAKYVAKKASENLIPLVVELGGKDAVVICEDYLKQKGIDTIAKTILRGTFQSAGQNCIGIERVIVCGDRENYKLLIQKLKEKIDQFHIGSDIDQVEEIDMGAMIMGGEHFDKLESWIEEVSSKDQGKVLCGGRRFIHPNYPQGHFFQPTLIADLDPSSVIAQNEVFGPICSVMFAENDEQGLQLANNSEFGLGGAIFTADRKHGFEMARKFKTGNVAINDFATFYVCQLPFGGIKGSGYGKFGGEEGLRGLCNEKSVCFDRTPLIGTSIPSVIEYPIKNGKKAWNFVSSMNKAAYDYSLHGKINGIYKLAQNAN, from the coding sequence ATGGCAGAGATATTCAATCTTACCGATATACTAGTCCAGATAAATGACACAATTCACACAATGAATATCACGTTCCTTTCATCCCCTTTGCAGTTGCactttgatgaaaaatcaaatgctCCAATGCAAATATCGATTTCTTTGCTTGTCATTATCATAACATTTCTAGCATTTGTATTACGCAAAACCCGTAAAAGGGTAGAAAAACCACtaaagtttgaaattccTTTTCCAGAAGCTTCTCAACCAAATTGGAAGGGTAAAAGGCTAACAGTACCTGATATTTATCAACCTGAAGATCCGGAAAACATTTATTGTTACTGTCCATCCACTAGTCAATTATTGGGGAAGTTCAAGTCACATTCTCCTGAAGAGATTGATGCTCTGATAAAAAAGGCCGAAGTTGCTCAACCCAAGGTttataatgatgaaaaatttcatttaaagaagagaaagttTCTTAGAACACTGAGTGAatttatcatcaaaaacCAAAAGGAACTAGCCAGAGTTGCTTGTAGGGATTCTGGGAAGACTATGGTTGATGCGTCGATGGGTGAAATTATGGTGACATTGGAGAAGATTAACTGGATTTTGAAACACGGCGATGATGTACTAAAGCCAAGCGATAGGCCAGGTCCAGCAAACATTTTAATGAAATACAAGAAAGCACAGGTATGGTATGAGCCATTAGGTGTTGTGTGCGCTGTTGTTTCATGGAACTATCCATTTCACAACTTAATGGGTCCAATTATTGCAGGTGTTTTCTCCGGGAATGGCGTGATAATTAAGTGTAGTGAAAGAGTTAGATGGAGTTCTGagtttttcatcaatgtcGTCAAGGGCGCCTTAAAGACATGTGAAATTGACGAAGATCTTGTTCAATTGGTTTGTTGTTGGGGTAAGGATGCCGATGCAGTCACCGGAAATCCTAGACTAAACCACCTGACTTTCATTGGTTCTAGACCAGTTGCTAAATATGTTGCTAAAAAGGCAAGTGAGAATTTGATACCATTAGTTGTTGAACTAGGTGGCAAGGATGCAGTTGTAATATGTGAAGATTATTTGAAGCAGAAGGGTATCGATACGATAGCAAAGACTATATTGAGAGGTACATTTCAAAGTGCAGGCCAGAATtgtattggtattgaaaGAGTCATTGTTTGTGGTGATCGGGAAAACtacaaattgttgattcaaaaactgaaggaaaaaattgacCAATTTCATATTGGTTCGGATATCGACCAAGTTGAAGAGATCGACATGGGAGCTATGATCATGGGTGGTGAACATTTTGACAAACTAGAATCTTGGATTGAAGAGGTTAGCTCTAAAGACCAAGGTAAAGTCTTATGTGGTGGTAGGAGATTTATACATCCGAATTATCCACAAGGGCATTTCTTTCAGCCTACATTAATAGCCGATTTAGATCCAAGCAGCGTAATTGCACAAAATGAAGTATTTGGTCCTATTTGTAGCGTTATGTTTGCCGAAAATGACGAACAAGGTTTACAGCTGGCAAACAATTCCGAGTTTGGTTTAGGTGGAGCAATTTTTACAGCAGATAGAAAACACGGTTTTGAAATGGCAAGGAAGTTCAAAACAGGCAATGTTGCCATCAACGATTTTGCGACCTTCTATGTTTGCCAGTTACCATTTGGAGGTATCAAGGGGTCCGGATACGGTAAGTTTGGAGGCGAGGAAGGATTAAGAGGGTTATGCAATGAGAAGAGTGTATGCTTTGATAGAACCCCATTAATAGGCACGTCTATTCCAAGTGTTATCGAATATCCAattaaaaatggaaaaaaggCATGGAACTTTGTTTCGTCTATGAACAAGGCCGCCTATGATTATAGCCTGCATGGCAAGATTAACGGTATTTATAAATTGGCCCAGAATGCCAACTGA
- a CDS encoding uncharacterized protein (PKUD0A10550; similar to Saccharomyces cerevisiae YHR038W (RRF1); ancestral locus Anc_5.306) gives MSLSVLKRAGFVPLSSSLFSLSRTFSTSPIVWAKRDKKGKKDAKKDAKKQDKDDNEEVVLDPKAIIRDLKVRYDTTFDQYSKKLTELKMGKANPAIFDKLKVKIDDSYTATFPEIAMTAMKGTNFLNVTVFDPSHSKRIISAILEANMNLNPEVDPKNPQLLKIKLPNSTKELKAKQIKEMKELHDYYKSNAGFKDSLIAIRAAFMKDLKNVEGSKDIVKKLTTEIDSTYKTYADKLSTALKNTEKSLN, from the coding sequence ATGTCTCTCTCGGTATTGAAACGTGCAGGGTTTGTTCCCCTATCGAGCTCTTTGTTTTCACTAAGCAGGACATTCTCTACCTCACCCATTGTGTGGGCGAAAAGGGACAAGAAGGGGAAGAAGGATGCCAAAAAGGATGCCAAGAAACAAGACAAGGACGACAACGAGGAGGTTGTACTTGATCCAAAGGCTATTATTAGAGACCTGAAGGTGAGGTACGACACTACATTTGACCAATATTCCAAGAAACTGACCGAACTAAAGATGGGTAAGGCCAATCCTGCCATTTTCGACAAACTCAAGGTGAAGATTGACGATTCGTACACTGCCACATTCCCCGAAATTGCAATGACTGCAATGAAGGGAACGAATTTTTTGAACGTCACTGTATTTGACCCCAGTCACAGCAAGAGGATCATTTCTGCAATCTTGGAGGCAAACATGAACTTGAATCCGGAGGTTGATCCCAAAAATCCGCAACTGCTCAAGATCAAGTTGCCCAACTCAACAAAGGAGTTGAAGGCCAAgcaaatcaaagaaatgaagGAGCTACACGACTACTACAAATCGAATGCGGGATTCAAAGATAGTCTGATAGCAATAAGAGCCGCCTTTATGAAGGATTTGAAAAACGTTGAAGGGTCAAAGGATATTGTCAAGAAACTGACTACTGAGATCGACTCCACCTATAAAACGTATGCGGACAAACTGTCAACagcattgaaaaatacagagaaatcattgaacTAA